The following coding sequences lie in one Crassostrea angulata isolate pt1a10 chromosome 10, ASM2561291v2, whole genome shotgun sequence genomic window:
- the LOC128165352 gene encoding uncharacterized protein LOC128165352 has product MEEDHESLVKSDFTGVCEENSCISHYDSDDASFVDCIHFDPPEDSLTPTESVEVDIFYTAPPLKDLYRYHIFFSHSLGDSKWISGLVHRLESEPYSYKCHYNDSVTQTKQNVHQTLMSAVILSERVVIVLSPSYVKSNWNEFQELLQNLTTCSLYQQRMLVVLLKDCNIPDHLQPLGFLDARECDFFDCLVRHLRSERLPRSSESFSSEMSSLLYRPASVGNGQVLSTAHISFCGAWNAHLRYTEDDDVPTSLCCHGIGMNYARYMEILKSMTSVGGSDDYRLLFSLRPVFLLAASLFVWLLVFVFVLLYMMEDSNKSILCFRLAVFAMPMLFVFVGYFLRWRRQRVRQRIARKMVLKCVPINEELFQLEMPLLLTATLTQTGVFIIHFVYYSLSDCMGISELLLQACTDDEEKKISKFISIYTSRENFLSHGTLTERLCVMLSSIYLHRFIMHELPISPQQRHTDFRLCLCQYIEHVLDDYFKCTKSGMEIAYIVKTFQEKFSFRVPVVNSKQDTCVDTENTQGVVNSISV; this is encoded by the exons ATGGAAGAAG atCACGAATCATTGGTTAAGTCCGATTTTACGGGAGTGTGTGAAGAGAACTCTTGTATTAGCCATTATGATTCGGACGATGCGTCTTTCGTTGACTGTATCCACTTCGATCCTCCTGAAGACTCGTTAACGCCGACTGAGAGTGTTGAAGTGGACATTTTTTACACGGCTCCGCCATTAAAGGATCTTTATCGATATCACATCTTTTTCTCCCATTCTCTAGGGGACTCAAAGTGGATTTCCGGTCTCGTTCATCGCCTAGAGTCTGAACCGTACAGTTACAAATGCCATTACAATGACAGTGTAACCCAGACCAAGCAAAACGTCCACCAGACCCTGATGAGTGCAGTGATTTTAAGTGAGAGGGTCGTAATTGTACTTTCACCCAGCTATGTCAAATCAAACTGGAACGAGTTTCAAGAATTACTTCAGAACCTGACCACGTGTAGCCTTTATCAACAGCGCATGCTCGTGGTGCTCTTGAAAGACTGCAATATACCAGACCACCTCCAGCCTTTGGGGTTTCTCGATGCAAGAGAATGCGATTTCTTCGATTGTCTGGTCCGCCATCTGAGGAGCG AGAGATTACCAAGAAGCAGCGAATCCTTCTCCAGCGAGATGTCCAGTTTACTGTATCGACCGGCAT CTGTGGGCAACGGGCAGGTATTGAGTACGGCCCACATCTCGTTCTGTGGGGCCTGGAACGCCCATCTACGGTACACCGAGGACGACGACGTGCCTACCTCACTCTGTTGCCATGGCATCGGG ATGAATTATGCTCGCTACATGGAGATCTTGAAGAGTATGACGTCAGTGGGCGGAAGTGACGACTATCGTCTGCTCTTCTCCCTCCGTCCCGTGTTCCTCCTAGCGGCCTCTCTGTTCGTCTGGCTGCTCGTCTTCGTGTTTGTACTTCTCTATATGATGGAGGACTCCAATAAGA GCATATTGTGCTTTCGTCTGGCTGTGTTCGCCATGCCGATGCTGTTTGTCTTCGTGGGCTACTTTCTAAGATGGCGGCGACAGAGAGTTCGGCAAAGG ATTGCCAGGAAAATGGTGTTGAAATGCGTCCCAATAAACGAGGAACTCTTCCAGCTGGAGATGCCTCTTCTGCTCACCGCCACATTGACGCAGACCGGAGTCTTCATT ATTCATTTCGTATATTATTCATTATCTGACTGCATG GGGATCTCGGAACTATTGCTTCAAGCTTGTACAGATGacgaagaaaagaaaatttccaAGTTCATTAGCATATACACGTCACGTGAAAACTTTCTATCGCAT GGAACTTTAACGGAGCGTCTCTGTGTGATGCTATCGTCAATCTATCTACACCGGTTTATCATGCACGAACTTCCCATATCGCCACAGCAACGACATACCGACTTCCGGTTGTGTCTCTGTCAATACATCGAACACGTTCTAGACGATTACTTCAAATGCACCAAGTCTGGAATGGAGATAGCgtatattgttaaaacatttcaGGAAAAGTTCAGCTTCCGCGTCCCGGTTGTGAATTCCAAACAAGACACGTGTGTTGATACCGAAAATACTCAAGGAGTCGTCAACTCAATATCAGTTTAG